The genomic segment TCAATTCGGTAAAGAGCACGCGCAAGTCTTGGGCGTATTTCGGCACTTCGACGCCCATCAGCTTTTCGACCGCCAGGCAATAGCCCAGGTCGTTGCCCATCGAGTTGAGATAGTCCATGCGGCAGGTCACGGTGACGACCTGCTGCCACTTCTCTTTCTCCATCGTCTTCTCGATGCCGGTGTGCAGGTAGCCGATGTCGGGCGTCGCCTTGACGACGATTTCACCGTCGAGCACCAATTCCAGCCGCAACACGCCGTGCGTCGAAGGATGCTGCGGCCCCAGCGACACCGTCATCAACTGATCTGCCAACGGGTCGGGCCGCAACGTGGCGACCGAAGGAGTTTTGACCTGAATCTCTTTGACTGATTGCATATCTCAAGCAGTGTTCTAAGTTCTGGGTTCTACGTTCTGGGTTCAACTTGCCAACTTAGAACCTGGAACTCAGAACCTAGAACTCAGAACCTAGAACTCCTAGTAGCCTTTGATCGGAAAATCCTTGCGCAGCGGATAGCCTTCGTAATCGGCGGGCATCAGGATGCGCCGCAAATCGGGATGATTCTCGAAGTTCACGCCGAACATATCGTAAATCTCGCGCTCCAACCAATTCGCCGTCTTCCACACACTAACGACTGACGGTACGGTGGCGTCGTCCTCTTCCACAAAGACTTTGACGCGCAGCCGATGGTTGTGTTCAAGCGAATAAAGTTGATACGCCAAGGCAAAGCGTGGCGCGGCGAATTCGCCCAAATCCAGCCCGCCGATGTCGCTCAAGTAGTTGAAACGCAGCTTGGGTTCATCGCGCAAATAGGTCAGCAATTCGATCAACCCTTCGCGTTTGGCGACAACGGTGATCTCGCCGATGGCCTCGGTAATCCCGACGACAGTGTCGGCAAAATTGGTACGGAGTAAGGAGGCGTCAGCGTACCGCACACTGCTGCGCGGCGCGGTGGCAACGGATGCTTGCTCGGTGGTTTCAGACATTGTTTAAGAAGTAGTCAGTAGACAGTAGTCAG from the Acidobacteriota bacterium genome contains:
- a CDS encoding NADH-quinone oxidoreductase subunit C translates to MSETTEQASVATAPRSSVRYADASLLRTNFADTVVGITEAIGEITVVAKREGLIELLTYLRDEPKLRFNYLSDIGGLDLGEFAAPRFALAYQLYSLEHNHRLRVKVFVEEDDATVPSVVSVWKTANWLEREIYDMFGVNFENHPDLRRILMPADYEGYPLRKDFPIKGY